A single region of the Saprospiraceae bacterium genome encodes:
- a CDS encoding leucyl aminopeptidase family protein → MQIKLSYSLDTMPDHLVVPVFANTQYESTIRHIAVLAGIPAEKLMQDYKADLGEVQIIYLNDRHLFLLGLGKNPSFAEVFKAFRSFSHKYKTKIGHQLAISWLHENESPTLARHVEAAVNGLFLGTYHISKFKSSNSSEPHPLKADDAEICFYLPETLADSVQIAAERGLHMANSQMSIFDIVNAPSNKKLPSDLAAWAIDSGKKYGYKVETFDQQQIEAKGLHALLAVNRGSEFPAAFIIMEYQPEIPGQYKKIGLVGKGVTFDTGGLSIKPSMNMHFMKSDMGGAAAVFGTMEMAAKLKLPIHLIGIVPATENSVDAKSVKPSDVINSYSGKTIEIIDTDAEGRLILADGLNYMVKHYQPEILIDLATLTGSAVRTFGYHAAALFANNDELAEKIYQTGEKNGERVWRLPLWDTYKEDIKSDIADVRNYSGRPTAGAIGAAKFLEFFIEEHPNWAHLDIAGVAFNDSEFSMQRSATGFGIRLLLEVMESYINRE, encoded by the coding sequence ATGCAAATTAAACTATCCTATTCCCTAGATACTATGCCCGACCACCTGGTGGTCCCGGTCTTTGCTAACACCCAATACGAATCGACCATTCGACATATTGCCGTTTTAGCTGGTATTCCTGCCGAAAAACTAATGCAGGATTACAAAGCAGATTTAGGTGAGGTGCAAATTATTTACCTGAATGACCGCCATCTCTTCCTGCTAGGTTTAGGAAAAAATCCCAGCTTTGCGGAAGTCTTCAAAGCCTTTCGTAGCTTTTCACATAAATATAAAACAAAAATAGGTCATCAGCTGGCCATCAGCTGGCTACATGAAAATGAATCGCCCACCCTGGCTCGCCATGTCGAAGCAGCGGTAAATGGATTGTTTTTAGGGACCTACCACATCAGTAAATTCAAATCTAGTAATAGTAGCGAACCCCATCCACTAAAAGCAGATGATGCAGAAATTTGCTTTTATTTACCTGAAACCCTGGCCGATAGCGTTCAAATAGCCGCAGAAAGAGGCTTACATATGGCGAATAGCCAAATGAGTATTTTCGATATTGTTAATGCCCCAAGTAATAAAAAACTGCCTTCCGACCTCGCCGCATGGGCTATAGATTCCGGCAAAAAATATGGCTACAAGGTAGAAACCTTCGACCAGCAACAAATTGAAGCCAAAGGACTCCATGCTTTATTGGCAGTCAATCGAGGGAGTGAATTCCCTGCTGCTTTTATCATCATGGAATACCAGCCCGAAATCCCCGGCCAATACAAGAAAATAGGCCTGGTAGGCAAAGGGGTCACCTTTGATACCGGAGGACTTTCCATCAAGCCCTCTATGAATATGCACTTTATGAAAAGTGATATGGGAGGCGCTGCTGCCGTGTTTGGAACCATGGAAATGGCCGCCAAATTAAAGCTCCCGATTCATCTCATAGGAATCGTACCGGCTACAGAAAATAGCGTGGATGCCAAATCGGTCAAACCCAGCGATGTAATCAATTCTTATAGTGGTAAAACCATCGAAATCATTGATACAGACGCCGAAGGAAGACTTATTCTTGCCGATGGCCTGAATTATATGGTTAAACATTATCAACCAGAAATCTTAATTGACCTTGCAACTCTCACCGGCAGTGCCGTTCGTACTTTTGGCTACCACGCTGCCGCACTTTTCGCCAATAACGATGAACTGGCTGAAAAGATTTACCAAACTGGTGAGAAAAATGGTGAACGCGTTTGGCGGCTGCCACTATGGGATACCTACAAAGAGGATATCAAATCAGATATTGCCGATGTCCGAAATTATAGCGGTCGGCCAACAGCCGGCGCTATTGGAGCAGCCAAATTCTTGGAGTTTTTTATCGAAGAACATCCCAATTGGGCTCACCTGGATATCGCAGGGGTTGCCTTCAACGATTCTGAGTTCTCTATGCAGAGAAGTGCCACTGGGTTCGGTATACGACTACTACTTGAGGTGATGGAAAGCTATATTAATCGGGAATAA